The genomic window GGTTTAAAAAATAAGCTTTGGGAGTTATGAGTTATTAATTATAAGTCATGAGTTTTAACGCATAAAACAAAAACCATTAATTAATAATCAATATATTAAATATAAAATCAATTCAAAAAGCAGGCATTTTTACAACTCATACTTCATAATTCAAACTTACAACTATATAATTACCATAAATATATATTAAATTTTTATAAATAAATTATTAATTCCAATTTGGCTTTCATAAAAAACAACGCCAAAAATTGATAATTTATGAAGAAAATTCTCACTTTTATTGGATTGGCTTTAATCAGCAATTCTTTATATTCTCAAGGCTCCCCTGATTATGGAAGTGGATTAAAATTAAACCTCAATCAACAGGGCGATAAATACATCAGATTCATTTTATGGGATCAGTTTTGGGTAAGAAATACTGAAATGAACCCCGGAAGTATGGTCGGCGGAGAACCAACCGACAATTCGTGGAGCTTAGGAAACAGGCGATTACGAGCTTTAGCCTATGCCCAGATTTCCAAAAGATATATGATTTTGGCTCATTTTGGAATTAACAATCAGACTTTTATCAATGGCGGCGGTTCCGGAACATCAGGAACGGGTGGTTATGGAAACGGTAAAAAGCCACAGATGTTTTTCCATGATGCCTGGAATGAGTACGCAGTTATTTTACCTGGAGAAGCAGGAAAATTCAGTTTATCTTTGGGAGCAGGACTGCATTATTACATGGGACTTTCCCGTATGACGATGGCTTCCACGCTCAACTTCCTTACCGTTGATTCCCCTATTTTCACCTGGCCTTTGATTGATAATTCTGACCAGTTCGCCAGACAACTCGGCATGTTCGCCAAAGGAAAGTATGGAAAACTAGAATATCGTTTTAGCTTAAATAAACCTTTCGCAACAGATTTAATTCCAACAAACGTCACAGACCCGGCAAAAGCTGTCGCCGTCGACAACAATGGAAATCCAAATTTTTCAAAAGCGGGATATGTAGAATATCAGTTTTTGGATGAAGAATCCAACTTATTACCTTTCAAAGTGGGCTCTTACTTAGGAACGAAAAAAGTTTTCAATGTGGGCGCCGGGTTTTACCATCAAAAAGACGGAACGAGAACTTCCGTGAATTCAAATATTGAAAAACATGACATCACGCTCGTTGCAGTCGATGCTTTTGCAGATATTCCTTTGGGAAATGCTAAAAATAAAATGGCAGTTTCAGCGTATGCAGGCTATTACAATTATCAATTCGGGCCCAATTACATCAGAAATTTAGGCATCATGAATATTGCTGCATCCGATCCAAATTTTATTGGTGAAAAAGCTATTGCCGGAGCAGGAAATCTACAACCAACGATCGGAACAGGTAATATTATCTACGCACAGGCCGGCTTGCTGTTGCCAAGTCAGGCAGAAAAACCGAAAATCAGAATTCAGCCTTTTGCAGCGTATACCCACAAAAATTTTGAAGCATTTGATAAGTCTTCATCGCAATTTGACATCGGCGCCAACTGGTTCATCGACGGTCATCATGCGAAAATCACCACACAATATTCTACAAGACCGGTGTATACAAACCCAATGGAAAGCCCGAAATCTAAAGGAGAATTTATTGTGCAGTTCCAGATTTATTTATAAAATACCAATTAATTAAATCTTTTGGATGTGTTTAAATCGCAAAGACACAAAGTTTTTTTTAAAACTTAAATATTTTTAAGGCGCAAGAAAATCATGAATTTTCAACAAAAAATATTATTAAAATTTTATCGAAGATAAAATCTTTGCGCCTAAAAAATACACAAAATATTCCTCGCGCCTTTGCGATTGCCAACCAAAACAAATTTTTATAAAATTAAAAAAACTCAATATCAATTTAAACTAACATTAAATCAAACAATATGAGCGAAAATCATCACGATGCCTACGAAAATATGACCGAAAAGCAGAAAAACCGCACGATTTGGAGCGTTATCACGGCATCCTCACTCGGCACATTGATAGAATGGTATGACTTCTACATTTTTGGAAGTTTAGCCGTCGTTTTAGCAACGAAATTTTTCCCGGCAGATAACCCGACCGCCGCATTTTTATCCACGCTTGCCACTTTTGCAGCCGGATTTGTGGTAAGACCTTTCGGAGCGCTATTTTTCGGAAGATTGGGAGATATCATCGGAAGAAAATATACTTTTTTAGTAACTTTATTAATCATGGGATTCTCGACATTTCTCATCGGATGTATCCCGAGCTATGAAACCATCGGGTTTTTAGCCCCTGTTTTAGTTTTAATTTTAAGATTATTACAAGGATTAGCCTTAGGAGGAGAATATGGTGGTGCCGCGACTTATGTTGCAGAATACGCACAACCCCACAGAAGAGGTTACTGGACTTCATGGATTCAGACGACTGCAACGGCCGGACTTTTCATTTCATTGATTGTCATTTTAGTAACCAAAACTACCCTTTCTGCAGAAGAATTCGACGGTTGGGGATGGAGAGTTCCTTTCTGGATTTCTATTTTAATGGTGGGAGTTTCTTACGTTATCAGAAGGAATATGAAAGAATCTCCGCTTTTTGCTAAGGCTAAAAGTGAAGGAAAAACCTCGAAAAACCCTTTAAAAGAAAGTTTCGGGAATAAATTTAATTTCAAATTTGTCTTACTTGCATTATTCGGAGCGGCGATGGGACAAGGAGTAATCTGGTACACCGGGCAATTCTACGCCATGAGTTTTCTACAAAAAGTAATGAATGTAGAATCTGCACAGGTCGATTCTTTGATGGCAACGGCGTTGTTTTTAGGAACTCCTTTTTTCGTTTTCTTCGGATGGCTTTCAGATAAAATCGGGCGAAAAGCTGTGATGATGACAGGAATGCTGATCGCTATTTTAGCGTACAGACCGATTTATGATTCCATGTTTAAAAGTGTAAATCTTGAAAGCAAAACCGTCGCAGCCAACGGAATTATAGAAAAAAGAACAGCAAAAATTCATGATAAAATTACAACTGACAGTTTGGTAACTTTCCATAAAGAAACGCTGTACACAGACGGAACTTTAATTAAAAAAGACAGCGTTGTACACTGGTCACCGAGCGGACCGGTAATGAAAGACGGAAAGGCGGAAGAACCGAAAGTTTCAAAAAGCATCAAATTAGCCGATAATACAAAATGGTATCTGGTGTTTCTGGTGTTCATTCAGGTATTATTCGTAACAATGGTTTACGGTCCGATTGCCGCATTTTTAGTGGAAATGTTCCCGGTGAGAATCCGCTATACATCGATGTCTCTGCCTTATCACATCGGAAACGGGGTTTTTGGAGGACTGCTTCCGGCCGTTGCCACTTATCTGGTGACAACTGCAAAAGATGCAGGCAATGAATCCTGGTATCTGCAGGGACTTTGGTATCCTATCGGAGTAGCCACCGTCTGTCTGGTCATCGGATTATTTTATCTTAAAAATAAGAACAATAATATTCATGATTAGGCACTGAATCACTTAAAAATTTATTAATTTTAAAACAACTAAAATGAACGGACTAAAAAAAATATTAGGTATACTTTGGATCGCCATCGCTCTGGTGGTAGGATACTTCGGAATTACGGTAATGGGAATTCCAAAAATTACCTCAGGAAAACAGGAGGATCTGGTATTCGGAATCATCATTCTGTTTGTCCTGATGCCGATTATCTCCGGCGGACTGGCAGTTTTCGGTTACTATTCGCTGACGGGAGAATATTCTGACGACAATGTTTAAATAAAAATAAGTTAGTGGTAATTGGCGGATATCATCTGTCCGTCAATTATCTTTTTTA from Chryseobacterium wanjuense includes these protein-coding regions:
- a CDS encoding porin — protein: MKKILTFIGLALISNSLYSQGSPDYGSGLKLNLNQQGDKYIRFILWDQFWVRNTEMNPGSMVGGEPTDNSWSLGNRRLRALAYAQISKRYMILAHFGINNQTFINGGGSGTSGTGGYGNGKKPQMFFHDAWNEYAVILPGEAGKFSLSLGAGLHYYMGLSRMTMASTLNFLTVDSPIFTWPLIDNSDQFARQLGMFAKGKYGKLEYRFSLNKPFATDLIPTNVTDPAKAVAVDNNGNPNFSKAGYVEYQFLDEESNLLPFKVGSYLGTKKVFNVGAGFYHQKDGTRTSVNSNIEKHDITLVAVDAFADIPLGNAKNKMAVSAYAGYYNYQFGPNYIRNLGIMNIAASDPNFIGEKAIAGAGNLQPTIGTGNIIYAQAGLLLPSQAEKPKIRIQPFAAYTHKNFEAFDKSSSQFDIGANWFIDGHHAKITTQYSTRPVYTNPMESPKSKGEFIVQFQIYL
- a CDS encoding MFS transporter, translating into MSENHHDAYENMTEKQKNRTIWSVITASSLGTLIEWYDFYIFGSLAVVLATKFFPADNPTAAFLSTLATFAAGFVVRPFGALFFGRLGDIIGRKYTFLVTLLIMGFSTFLIGCIPSYETIGFLAPVLVLILRLLQGLALGGEYGGAATYVAEYAQPHRRGYWTSWIQTTATAGLFISLIVILVTKTTLSAEEFDGWGWRVPFWISILMVGVSYVIRRNMKESPLFAKAKSEGKTSKNPLKESFGNKFNFKFVLLALFGAAMGQGVIWYTGQFYAMSFLQKVMNVESAQVDSLMATALFLGTPFFVFFGWLSDKIGRKAVMMTGMLIAILAYRPIYDSMFKSVNLESKTVAANGIIEKRTAKIHDKITTDSLVTFHKETLYTDGTLIKKDSVVHWSPSGPVMKDGKAEEPKVSKSIKLADNTKWYLVFLVFIQVLFVTMVYGPIAAFLVEMFPVRIRYTSMSLPYHIGNGVFGGLLPAVATYLVTTAKDAGNESWYLQGLWYPIGVATVCLVIGLFYLKNKNNNIHD
- a CDS encoding DUF6814 family protein codes for the protein MNGLKKILGILWIAIALVVGYFGITVMGIPKITSGKQEDLVFGIIILFVLMPIISGGLAVFGYYSLTGEYSDDNV